One genomic segment of Hydra vulgaris chromosome 14, alternate assembly HydraT2T_AEP includes these proteins:
- the LOC136090910 gene encoding zinc finger MYM-type protein 1-like yields the protein MKCTYPSGASKLKISKVKKAALQKGRQTLFDVGITTTPKTSDALYTSSTKQKYDGSIQSSVSGNSAGSIEKLATFEDCQISGSDNTSTRTTSSDGPALLQPFDIGEFETENFSPSQLEKFVMAGHIPFPLDMPKDNGNRIFSMSVLKSRMPKGNPSRGIGLNQLPHMTSSLATIGGWGYEKKWKNLISRIPEHEHSKIHKQCYIQWRELEARMKTDQSIEHLMNRQILNEADTWRKILERILDVILFLGERGLAIRGKSDLIGDSHNVNFLGLLELISHYDPILKEHVIKVKQSQDKGQRLQAHYLSNRSQNKFIGLCAAEVRRQIIEECKSAKYFSIMVDATPDVSHTEQSSFVIRYVHEKEPGKFLIEERFLIFADCAKKTGSDIAELILETLETLKICFEDCRGQGYDNGVNMSGKYKGVQAILQKKNPLSVFSPCGCHSLNLCGQNAASSCTDAETFFGTVQTVYTIFSASPQRWEILQKRLHGVSFHGQSGTRWTERLDSIRPFYNPLSQIIESLKEVKSLNLTPKAKTEIRGALKYMSSFKCVLMSGVWLKVLTLIDRCNQVIQARKATIDIEVENIEALISQLKSVREEWPTVLEEPKLVADVAKISSEFPIHRKVKRKSDEQFTELTESESGEEATFRRTVFYHFFDSVIGGLTARFTAIQEILSIFSFLWKYQKLSEAEIKSACSHFSQKYSCDVTENELTEELLHIKQIHTANFGKDPLAPFDLLNKISEMKLGELFRNIVIALRIFASIPVTVASKERSFSKLKLIKNFLRSTMGQERTSDLAILSIECLLAKNIDFHDVIEKFAKQKTRKIIL from the exons atgaaatgcaCGTATCCATCTGGTGcatcaaagttaaaaatcagtaaagtaaaaaaagcgGCTCTACAAAAAGGAAGGCAAACATTATTTGATGTTGGAATTACAACTACTCCTAAAACATCAGATGCCCTTTACACTAGCTCAACGAAGCAAAAATATGACGGTAGTATCCAATCTTCTGTTTCTGGTAATAGTGCTGGCAGTATAGAGAAATTAGCCACTTTTGAAGACTGTCAAATTAGTGGTAGTGATAATACTTCTACAAGGACCACTAGCAGTGATGGACCAGCATTGTTGCAGCCATTTGACATTGGTGAATTTGAAACAGAAAATTTCTCCCCTTCTCAGCTGGAAAAGTTTGTCATGGCTGGTCACATTCCTTTCCCACTGGATATGCCAAAAGATAATGGAAATCGCATATTTTCAATGTCAGTTTTGAAAAGCAGAATGCCGAAGGGGAATCCTTCTCGCGGGATTGGCTT aaATCAACTTCCACACATGACTTCATCCCTTGCAACGATTGGAGGATGGGGATATGAAAAGAAGTGGAAGAATCTCATCAGTCGAATTCCTGAACATGAGCATTCGAAAATCCATAAACAATGCTACATTCAGTGGCGTGAATTGGAAGCTCGAATGAAAACTGATCAGTCAATTGAACATTTGATGAATCGCCAAATTCTCAATGAAGCTGACACCTGGAGAAAAATCTTGGAACGAATCTTGGATGTGATTCTGTTTCTTGGTGAACGTGGATTGGCTATTCGTGGAAAATCTGACCTAATTGGAGATTCTCATAATGTAAATTTCTTAGGATTGCTGGAACTGATTTCGCATTATGACCCAATTCTTAAGGAACATGtgataaaagttaaacaatCACAGGACAAGGGTCAACGTCTTCAGGCGCATTACTTGTCAAATCGTTCTCAAAATAAATTCATTGGCCTTTGTGCAGCTGAGGTTCGCAGGCAAATTATAGAAGAGTGCAAGTCTGCaaagtatttttcaattatgGTTGATGCCACTCCTGATGTGAGCCATACTGAACAAAGTTCGTTTGTCATTCGATATGTACATGAAAAAGAACctggaaaatttttaattgaagagCGGTTTTTGATCTTTGCAGATTGTGCCAAGAAGACTGGATCTGATATTGCGGAATTAATTCTGGAAACTttggaaacattaaaaatttgttttgaagaCTGCCGTGGCCAAGGCTATGACAATGGAGTCAACATGTCAGGAAAATATAAGGGTGTTCAAGCAATCCTACAAAAGAAGAACCCATTGTCTGTATTCTCACCCTGTGGTTGTCATTCATTGAATTTGTGTGGACAGAATGCTGCCTCAAGCTGTACAGATGCTGAGACTTTCTTTGGAACTGTTCAAACCGTATATACGATCTTTTCTGCTAGTCCGCAACGCTGGGAAATATTGCAAAAGAGACTTCACGGTGTGTCTTTTCATGGACAATCAGGAACACGATGGACTGAGAGACTTGACAGCATTCGCCCTTTCTATAATCCCTTGAGTCAAATCATTGAATCTTTGAAAGAAGTTAAGAGCTTGAATCTCACGCCTAAAGCAAAAACTGAGATTAGAGGTGCTCTAAAATATATGAGCTCCTTTAAATGTGTTCTCATGTCTGGAGTTTGGCTGAAAGTTCTCACATTGATTGACCGCTGCAACCAGGTCATTCAGGCAAGAAAAGCAACTATTGATATTGAGGTGGAAAATATTGAAGCATTGATTAGTCAACTCAAATCTGTTCGGGAGGAATGGCCTACAGTTTTAGAAGAACCCAAGTTAGTTGCAGATGTTGCAAAAATCAGTTCTGAATTTCCAATCCACAGAAAAGTGAAAcgcaaaa GTGATGAACAATTTACGGAATTAACAGAATCAGAATCAGGAGAGGAGGCAACATTTCGGAGAACggttttttatcacttttttgaTTCTGTAATTGGTGGACTTACTGCACGTTTCACAGCAATTCAAGAAATCCTTTCTATATTCTCTTTTTTGTGGAAGTATCAAAAACTGTCTGAAGCAGAAATCAAGAGTGCTTGCTCACATTTTTCGCAAAAATATTCTTGTGATGTGACCGAAAATGAACTGACTGAAGAATTGCTTCACATAAAACAAATTCATACtgcaaattttggaaaagaCCCTCTTGCCCCATTTgacttattaaacaaaatttctgaAATGAAGCTTGGAGAACTCTTTAGAAATATAGTAATTGCATTGCGTATTTTTGCTTCAATTCCAGTGACAGTAGCTTCAAAAGAGCGTTCATTCAGTAAATTGAAGCTCATCAAGAATTTTTTGCGCTCAACTATGGGACAAGAACGAACAAGTGACCTCGCCATTTTGAGTATCGAGTGtttattagcaaaaaatattgatttccATGATGTGATTGAAAAGTTTGCTAAACAAAAgacaagaaaaataatattgtaa